From Deinococcus aquaticus, one genomic window encodes:
- a CDS encoding MerR family transcriptional regulator, with protein sequence MKPTAGRSQTGMFTASEVEVQTGVPATTLRQWERRYGFPHPVRNASGYRLYSPGDVAAIQYMQSQLQSGVPAGRAAELTVQATRPSSSPAEVPVAAPPPAQPEGRGVARWSALLTDALLASDTDRAGAVLAGVHAHLPVEDVMTGVISPTMVEIGARWERGEITIAHEHQATAYLRSRLSALMDVAGVQGGCGPLVVAACAPEEQHELGLMMLTLALRRRGVRVAYLGANVPLGDLAVYARQREARAVLLALNGTWALDATRAHLRDLDGLGMPLFYGGALLNAEPILAQELGGQYAGPDAPSAAQQIAAALLGSPAIPPHPSGGSA encoded by the coding sequence ATGAAGCCCACCGCCGGACGGTCCCAGACCGGAATGTTCACCGCCTCGGAAGTCGAGGTGCAGACGGGCGTTCCCGCCACCACGCTGCGGCAGTGGGAACGGCGGTACGGGTTTCCGCATCCTGTCCGGAACGCCAGCGGGTACCGCCTGTACTCGCCCGGGGACGTGGCCGCCATTCAGTACATGCAGTCCCAGTTACAGTCGGGCGTGCCCGCCGGCCGCGCAGCCGAACTGACCGTGCAGGCCACCCGACCCTCGAGCAGTCCGGCCGAGGTGCCCGTGGCGGCACCCCCACCCGCGCAGCCGGAGGGGCGCGGCGTGGCCCGCTGGTCGGCGCTGCTGACCGACGCGCTGCTGGCCTCGGATACCGACCGGGCCGGCGCGGTGCTGGCCGGGGTGCACGCGCACCTGCCGGTCGAGGACGTCATGACCGGCGTGATCAGTCCCACCATGGTCGAGATCGGGGCGCGCTGGGAACGCGGTGAGATCACCATTGCGCACGAGCATCAGGCGACCGCGTACCTGCGGTCCCGCCTGTCGGCGTTGATGGACGTGGCGGGCGTGCAGGGCGGGTGCGGCCCGCTGGTCGTGGCGGCCTGCGCGCCCGAGGAGCAGCACGAACTGGGACTGATGATGCTGACGCTGGCGCTGCGCCGCCGGGGCGTGCGCGTGGCGTACCTGGGCGCGAACGTACCGCTGGGCGACCTGGCCGTGTACGCCCGGCAGCGGGAGGCGCGCGCGGTCCTGCTGGCCCTGAACGGCACCTGGGCTCTGGACGCTACCCGCGCGCACCTGCGCGACCTGGACGGCCTGGGGATGCCGCTGTTCTACGGCGGCGCGCTGCTGAACGCCGAGCCCATACTGGCGCAGGAACTCGGCGGTCAGTACGCCGGGCCGGACGCGCCCAGCGCCGCGCAGCAGATCGCGGCGGCCCTGCTGGGCAGCCCGGCCATCCCCCCGCACCCTTCTGGAGGTTCAGCATGA
- a CDS encoding phosphoribosyltransferase family protein gives MNNPNELTVQVGSLERHLPIVRTGNLGRVPLVEFMGDSAFTNAAAQEMLALIPPQTQVLLTVVTNALPLTHELSDRSGIPYVCVRKKRRTYMHDPLIQEVPSMSLGVTETLWLDGPHAARLKGQQVTIVQDVIASGGTAQALARLVERSGGTVTAYIAAFRRGTPPMAVTALQDLPTLPG, from the coding sequence ATGAACAACCCGAACGAACTGACCGTGCAGGTCGGCAGTCTGGAACGGCACCTGCCCATCGTGCGCACCGGGAACCTGGGGCGCGTGCCGCTGGTGGAATTCATGGGCGACAGCGCCTTCACGAACGCCGCCGCGCAGGAGATGCTGGCCCTGATCCCCCCGCAGACCCAGGTGCTGCTGACCGTCGTCACGAACGCCCTGCCCCTCACGCATGAACTGAGTGACCGCAGCGGCATCCCGTACGTGTGCGTGCGCAAGAAACGCCGCACGTACATGCACGACCCGCTGATTCAGGAGGTGCCCAGCATGTCCCTGGGTGTCACGGAAACCCTGTGGCTGGACGGCCCGCACGCCGCCCGGCTGAAAGGCCAGCAGGTGACCATCGTGCAGGACGTGATCGCGTCCGGCGGGACCGCGCAGGCCCTGGCCCGCCTCGTGGAACGCTCCGGTGGAACTGTCACCGCGTACATCGCCGCGTTCCGACGCGGCACGCCCCCCATGGCCGTCACGGCCCTTCAGGACCTGCCGACCCTGCCCGGTTAG
- a CDS encoding YdgA family protein produces MRARAAASGAQVKQVSYTRGFTYSTQVLRLTLPGSTGASQTLLVTNDIQHGPLPALKGVGQATVTTTFRPEDPQAQAAYARAFPDRQPQVQTVIGLAGDTHSRVDVPGGTLTEQGTTVNWQALGGTVDVQGNDTRLNLSWPGLTVSDPGDGDPTTGTIGRVTLTGENRRNGPADPIGLGRASLTLDRAALQGDGASMNLTGLNISADTAAQGNYLNSTVKYDVGTLSLPGPDGAAQSLRDLQLHLSLGHLAREPLARLLVLLNDAPRELDGAQPGQPDSAVSDPLAGLSAAQQTQARADLLAVLQDNPVLTLDRLNVTQPAGNVTLTGRLALPGAARLNDSQLQALSDQPAALLPLTDLQLKLSATWDALNTLFGNFGPLAQMADIDTLISAGYLTRSGDQLGLDLRFDQGRATLNGQSME; encoded by the coding sequence CTGCGCGCCCGCGCCGCCGCCTCGGGCGCGCAGGTCAAGCAGGTGTCGTACACGCGCGGTTTCACGTACAGCACGCAGGTGCTGCGCCTCACGCTGCCCGGCAGCACCGGGGCCTCGCAGACCCTGCTGGTCACGAACGACATCCAGCACGGCCCGCTGCCCGCCCTGAAAGGCGTGGGGCAGGCCACCGTGACCACCACCTTCCGCCCCGAGGACCCGCAGGCGCAGGCCGCGTACGCGCGCGCTTTCCCGGACCGCCAGCCGCAGGTGCAGACCGTCATCGGACTGGCCGGAGACACGCACAGCCGCGTGGACGTGCCGGGCGGCACCCTGACCGAGCAGGGCACCACCGTCAACTGGCAGGCGCTGGGCGGCACCGTGGACGTGCAGGGCAACGACACCCGCCTGAACCTCAGCTGGCCCGGCCTGACCGTCAGCGACCCCGGCGACGGCGACCCGACCACCGGCACCATCGGTCGCGTCACCCTGACCGGCGAGAACCGCCGCAACGGTCCCGCAGACCCCATCGGCCTGGGCCGCGCCAGCCTGACCCTGGACCGCGCTGCCCTCCAGGGAGACGGGGCCTCCATGAACCTGACCGGCCTGAACATCAGCGCTGACACCGCCGCGCAGGGCAACTACCTGAACAGCACCGTGAAGTACGACGTGGGCACCCTCAGCCTGCCCGGCCCCGACGGCGCCGCCCAGTCCCTGCGTGACCTGCAACTACACCTGAGCCTCGGTCACCTGGCCCGTGAACCGCTGGCCCGCCTTCTGGTCCTGCTGAACGACGCGCCGAGGGAGCTGGACGGCGCACAGCCGGGTCAGCCGGACAGTGCCGTCAGTGATCCGCTCGCGGGCCTCAGCGCGGCGCAGCAGACGCAGGCCCGCGCCGACCTGCTGGCCGTGCTGCAGGACAACCCGGTCCTGACCCTGGACCGCCTGAACGTCACGCAACCCGCCGGGAACGTCACCCTGACCGGTCGGCTGGCCCTGCCCGGCGCGGCCCGCCTGAACGATTCGCAACTTCAGGCGCTGTCCGACCAGCCCGCCGCGCTGCTGCCCCTGACCGACCTGCAACTGAAACTCAGCGCCACCTGGGACGCCCTGAACACCCTGTTCGGCAACTTCGGCCCGCTGGCCCAGATGGCCGACATCGACACCCTGATCAGCGCCGGGTACCTGACCCGCAGCGGCGACCAGCTTGGCCTCGACCTGCGGTTCGATCAGGGCCGCGCCACCCTGAACGGCCAGTCCATGGAGTAA
- the sat gene encoding sulfate adenylyltransferase — MTILLPESTLLPTPLGGTLVNLVRRPGHDFDPAELAGLPRLNISDRSAADLEMLATGAYSPLTGFVNEADYLSVIERLRLADGTPWSIPITLPVGRDQAGLRGRVVLSHGGQDIGWIDVQEAYEARKSLEAREIYRTEDSAHPGVAALLAQGDVNLAGPVALFEIPRGAFPRHHRTPAEVREVIEARGWRSSVAFQTRNPIHRAHEYLQKVALELVDGLLLHPLVGTTKGDDVPADTRVKAYEVLLEGYYPQARTLLSVYPAAMRYAGPREAILHALSRRNYGVTHFIVGRDHAGVGNYYGTYDAQEIFSAYTPAELGIQILKFEHTFYCNSCGQLVSPRTCPHDSSHHLVLSGTKVREKLSAGENLPAEFTRPEVAEVLRAAYAGRN, encoded by the coding sequence ATGACCATCCTGCTGCCCGAATCCACCCTGCTGCCCACGCCCCTCGGCGGAACCCTCGTGAACCTCGTGCGCCGCCCCGGTCACGACTTCGACCCGGCCGAACTGGCTGGTCTGCCCCGCCTGAACATCAGTGACCGCAGCGCCGCCGACCTCGAAATGCTCGCCACCGGCGCGTACTCCCCGCTGACCGGCTTCGTGAACGAGGCCGACTACCTGTCGGTCATCGAGCGGTTGCGCCTCGCGGACGGCACCCCCTGGAGTATTCCCATCACGCTGCCGGTGGGGCGCGATCAGGCTGGGCTGCGCGGCCGCGTGGTCCTGAGCCACGGCGGGCAGGACATCGGCTGGATCGACGTGCAGGAAGCCTACGAGGCCCGCAAGAGCCTGGAAGCCCGCGAGATCTACCGCACCGAGGACTCCGCGCACCCCGGCGTGGCCGCCCTGCTGGCCCAGGGGGACGTGAACCTGGCCGGGCCGGTCGCGCTGTTCGAGATTCCGCGCGGCGCATTCCCCCGCCACCACCGCACGCCCGCCGAGGTGCGCGAGGTGATCGAGGCGCGCGGCTGGCGTTCCAGCGTGGCCTTCCAGACCCGCAACCCCATTCACCGCGCGCACGAGTACCTTCAGAAGGTGGCGCTGGAACTGGTGGACGGCCTGCTGCTGCACCCGCTGGTGGGGACCACCAAGGGCGACGACGTGCCCGCCGACACCCGCGTGAAGGCCTACGAGGTGCTGCTGGAGGGGTACTACCCGCAGGCCCGCACGCTGCTGAGCGTGTACCCGGCCGCCATGCGCTACGCCGGGCCGCGCGAGGCGATCCTGCACGCCCTATCGAGGCGTAACTACGGCGTGACGCACTTCATCGTGGGCCGCGACCACGCGGGCGTCGGCAATTACTACGGCACATACGACGCGCAGGAGATCTTCAGCGCGTACACCCCGGCAGAACTGGGCATTCAGATCCTGAAGTTCGAGCATACCTTCTACTGCAACTCCTGCGGTCAGCTGGTCAGCCCCCGCACCTGCCCGCACGACAGCAGCCACCACCTGGTGCTGAGCGGCACGAAGGTCCGCGAGAAACTCAGCGCCGGGGAGAACCTGCCGGCCGAGTTCACGCGGCCCGAGGTGGCCGAGGTGCTGCGCGCCGCATACGCGGGACGTAACTGA
- a CDS encoding nitrite/sulfite reductase, which yields MSDIEALKKEVPPFQIFDLIPQYAAQGFIDPERIDLLKWAGVYPQRPQEDGFLMMRVRVPAAEFSSATMREVANIAEEYGRGFLDVTDRQAFQFHWLTIDKIPQIFDRLAPLGLHPKGACGDTVRAVIASPLAGLDAREIIDVRPLAHAMEGTLTGNPDFQDLPRKFKMSITAVPELEGIHMINDIGFLAHRVNGEVGFDVWVGGGLGAVAHLSKRLGVFIRPEEVVEVGQAITAAYRDHGYRQNRKKSRLKFLIKDLGVEKFREIVENDYLGRKLTDGPAAPTARFGGNDVLGVNPQADGLNYVVVATTVGRINPEKARALADLADRYGKGVLRTTAFQNMVLPHVATADLDAVTAALSELELAPKTTLRGTTIACTGSQFCRLALTETKTRTANLIDHIEAKFSGLDVPFTINLTGCSNACTRYQVADLGFMGANKTDKDGTVHEVFNVHLAGSIGQAHRTGTKLKGAVPAESLNEYTDAVLSEFQANKQPGESFVEYSDRIGHEHFAPDAVLGALRGAVTA from the coding sequence ATGAGCGACATTGAAGCCCTGAAAAAAGAAGTGCCCCCGTTCCAGATCTTCGACCTGATCCCGCAGTACGCCGCGCAGGGCTTCATCGACCCCGAGCGCATCGACCTGCTGAAGTGGGCGGGCGTGTACCCGCAGCGCCCGCAGGAGGACGGCTTCCTGATGATGCGCGTGCGCGTGCCGGCCGCCGAATTTTCCAGCGCCACCATGCGCGAGGTCGCCAACATCGCCGAGGAGTACGGCCGGGGCTTCCTGGACGTGACGGACCGTCAGGCGTTCCAGTTTCACTGGCTGACCATCGACAAGATCCCGCAGATCTTCGACCGGCTCGCGCCGCTGGGCCTGCACCCCAAGGGGGCGTGCGGTGACACCGTGCGCGCCGTGATCGCCAGCCCCCTGGCCGGCCTGGACGCCCGCGAGATCATCGACGTGCGCCCCCTGGCCCACGCCATGGAAGGCACCCTGACCGGGAACCCCGACTTCCAGGACCTGCCGCGCAAGTTCAAGATGAGCATCACGGCGGTCCCCGAACTGGAAGGCATCCACATGATCAACGACATCGGCTTCCTGGCCCACCGGGTGAACGGCGAGGTCGGGTTCGACGTGTGGGTGGGCGGCGGTCTGGGTGCCGTGGCGCACCTCTCCAAGCGCCTGGGTGTGTTCATCCGCCCCGAGGAGGTCGTGGAGGTCGGGCAGGCCATCACCGCCGCGTACCGTGATCACGGGTACCGCCAGAACCGCAAGAAGAGCCGCCTGAAGTTCCTGATCAAGGACCTGGGCGTCGAGAAGTTCCGCGAGATCGTCGAGAACGACTACCTGGGCCGCAAGCTGACGGACGGCCCGGCCGCGCCAACCGCGCGGTTCGGCGGGAACGACGTGCTGGGCGTGAACCCGCAGGCGGACGGCCTGAACTACGTGGTCGTGGCGACCACCGTGGGCCGCATCAACCCCGAGAAGGCCCGCGCGCTGGCCGATCTGGCCGACCGTTACGGCAAGGGCGTGCTGCGCACCACCGCCTTCCAGAACATGGTCCTGCCGCACGTGGCGACCGCCGACCTGGACGCCGTGACGGCCGCGCTGAGCGAACTGGAACTGGCGCCGAAGACCACGCTGCGCGGCACGACCATCGCCTGCACCGGCAGTCAGTTCTGCCGCCTCGCGCTGACCGAGACGAAGACCCGCACCGCGAACCTGATCGACCACATCGAGGCGAAATTCAGCGGACTGGACGTGCCGTTCACCATCAACCTGACCGGGTGCAGCAACGCCTGCACGCGCTATCAGGTGGCGGACCTGGGCTTCATGGGTGCCAACAAGACCGACAAGGACGGCACCGTGCACGAGGTGTTCAACGTTCACCTGGCGGGCAGCATCGGGCAGGCGCACCGCACCGGCACCAAACTGAAGGGCGCGGTACCCGCCGAGAGCCTGAACGAGTACACGGACGCCGTGCTGTCGGAATTCCAGGCGAACAAGCAGCCGGGCGAGAGCTTCGTGGAGTACAGCGACCGCATCGGTCACGAGCACTTCGCGCCGGACGCCGTGCTGGGCGCGCTGCGCGGCGCGGTGACCGCGTGA
- a CDS encoding DUF4395 domain-containing protein, with translation MIASAPTRQPARTDLSALKFNQLTVVFVTLLAVILTLPALTLILGAAMLLGAVRPGVSPMRAAYRLLGRSLGLSPEVVDEDPRAHHFAQGVGGTFLLASAAFTLAGLPVVGALLGVVVIALAVLNLTEKICVGCIMYFQYRRLRYQLLRR, from the coding sequence ATGATTGCCTCCGCCCCCACCCGACAGCCCGCACGCACGGACCTCAGTGCGCTGAAATTCAATCAGCTGACCGTGGTCTTCGTGACGCTGCTGGCCGTGATCCTGACCCTTCCAGCCCTGACGCTGATCCTGGGCGCGGCCATGCTGCTGGGGGCCGTGCGCCCTGGGGTGTCCCCCATGCGCGCCGCGTACCGCCTGCTGGGCCGCAGTCTGGGCCTGAGCCCCGAGGTCGTGGACGAGGACCCCCGCGCGCATCACTTCGCGCAGGGCGTGGGCGGCACCTTCCTGCTGGCCTCCGCCGCGTTCACCCTGGCGGGCCTGCCGGTCGTGGGGGCGCTGCTGGGCGTGGTCGTGATCGCGCTGGCCGTCCTGAACCTGACCGAGAAGATCTGCGTGGGCTGCATCATGTACTTTCAGTACCGCCGCCTGCGCTACCAACTGCTGCGCCGCTAG
- a CDS encoding phosphoadenylyl-sulfate reductase, translating into MTTLSPRPDFTPDSDPLDVIRWALGAHGRVLMPSAFNLNGVVLIDLAAKAGYRGEVVFVDTGYHFPETLATRDRLAARYPELTFVTLNDGASPEDGQTDPALYAADADACCAVRKVAPLQSYLRAQAPDALLNARSRDQATTRADIPFVEQGARVKVNPLAHWTRERLEAYAHEHDLPVNPLYFDGFLSVGCWTCTRAVRPGEDARAGRWAGKGKTECGLWAGGNAL; encoded by the coding sequence ATGACCACCCTCTCGCCCCGGCCCGACTTCACGCCGGACAGCGATCCGCTGGACGTGATCCGCTGGGCGCTCGGCGCGCACGGGCGGGTGCTGATGCCCAGTGCGTTCAACCTGAACGGCGTGGTCCTGATCGATCTGGCCGCGAAAGCCGGGTACCGGGGCGAGGTGGTGTTCGTGGACACCGGTTATCACTTCCCCGAGACCCTGGCGACCCGTGACCGGCTGGCGGCGCGCTACCCGGAACTGACCTTCGTGACCCTGAACGACGGGGCCAGTCCCGAGGACGGGCAGACGGACCCGGCGCTGTATGCGGCCGATGCGGACGCCTGCTGCGCCGTGCGAAAGGTCGCGCCCCTTCAGTCGTACCTGCGCGCCCAGGCGCCGGACGCGCTGCTGAACGCCCGCAGCCGCGATCAGGCGACCACCCGCGCCGACATTCCCTTCGTGGAGCAGGGCGCGCGGGTGAAGGTGAACCCGCTGGCCCACTGGACCCGCGAGCGCCTGGAAGCGTACGCGCATGAGCACGACCTGCCGGTGAATCCGCTGTACTTCGACGGGTTCCTGAGTGTGGGCTGCTGGACCTGCACACGCGCCGTACGCCCTGGCGAGGACGCCCGCGCGGGACGCTGGGCCGGGAAGGGCAAGACCGAGTGCGGCCTGTGGGCCGGAGGGAACGCCCTGTGA
- the cysC gene encoding adenylyl-sulfate kinase, with translation MTAVAQPPVGTGRVVWLTGLSGAGKSTLASALYAELLARGVATELLDGDAVRENLSKGLGFSKADRDTNVRRIGFVAGLLAKHGVTVLVSAISPYADTRREVLGSFPDALEVFVDAPLEVVTERDVKGLYLKAIAGEIPHFTGVSDPYEAPENPHLHLRTDRISVDEGVRQLLEALKV, from the coding sequence GTGACGGCCGTCGCGCAGCCCCCGGTGGGTACGGGCCGCGTGGTGTGGCTGACCGGTCTGAGCGGCGCGGGCAAGAGCACCCTGGCCAGCGCCCTGTACGCCGAACTGCTGGCGCGCGGCGTGGCGACCGAACTGCTGGACGGTGACGCCGTACGCGAGAACCTGAGCAAGGGCCTGGGCTTCTCGAAGGCCGACCGGGACACGAACGTGCGCCGCATCGGGTTCGTGGCAGGGCTGCTGGCAAAGCACGGCGTGACGGTGCTGGTCAGCGCGATCAGCCCCTACGCCGACACGCGCCGCGAGGTGCTGGGCAGCTTCCCGGACGCACTGGAAGTGTTCGTGGACGCCCCGCTGGAAGTCGTGACGGAACGCGACGTGAAGGGCCTGTACCTGAAAGCCATTGCCGGGGAGATCCCGCACTTCACGGGCGTCAGCGACCCCTACGAGGCCCCCGAGAACCCGCACCTGCACCTGCGCACCGACCGCATCAGCGTGGACGAGGGCGTGCGGCAACTGCTGGAGGCGCTGAAGGTATGA
- a CDS encoding UbiA family prenyltransferase — protein sequence MRSAAQTRSHLLPLRRLLTVSRPALWVNTIGTLITGVWLSGRLYTLDPATLLLLAYLTLPFNLLIYGLNDLSDREEDARSSRKGGWQGARLTLAEGGPLLRATLILNIPALLALALLLPPAATTLLLVSAALFVAYSLPPLRLKGRPFLDGLSNVAYALPLALPALTLGSPVPWWPLLALMSYSVGKHAFDAAQDIPADRAAGTRTVATTLGTRGSAAYALAWFVLAAALLLPVSQLTALALLLTCGGMAMGLLRRPTPAQAARLYPLSIVTPWIVGAVAGVQLVYLLARGQWTGL from the coding sequence ATGCGAAGCGCCGCCCAGACCCGATCCCACCTGCTGCCTCTGCGGCGACTGCTGACCGTGTCGCGCCCGGCGCTGTGGGTGAATACCATCGGGACGCTGATCACGGGCGTGTGGCTCTCGGGCCGCCTGTACACGCTGGACCCGGCCACGCTGCTGCTGCTGGCGTACCTGACGTTGCCGTTCAACCTGCTGATCTACGGCCTGAACGACCTGTCCGACCGCGAGGAAGACGCCCGCTCGTCCCGCAAGGGTGGCTGGCAGGGCGCGCGCCTGACCCTGGCCGAGGGTGGGCCGCTGCTGCGCGCCACGCTGATCCTGAATATTCCCGCGCTGCTGGCGCTGGCGCTGTTGCTGCCCCCGGCCGCCACGACCCTGCTGCTGGTCTCGGCGGCGCTGTTCGTGGCGTACAGTCTGCCGCCCCTGCGTCTGAAGGGCCGCCCGTTTCTGGACGGCTTGAGCAACGTGGCGTACGCCCTGCCGCTGGCCCTGCCTGCCCTGACGCTGGGCAGCCCGGTGCCGTGGTGGCCGCTGCTGGCCCTCATGAGCTACTCGGTCGGGAAGCACGCCTTCGACGCCGCGCAGGACATTCCCGCCGACCGGGCCGCCGGGACGCGCACCGTGGCGACCACGCTGGGCACGCGGGGCAGCGCCGCCTACGCGCTGGCGTGGTTCGTACTGGCGGCGGCGCTGCTGCTGCCCGTCTCGCAACTCACGGCGCTGGCGCTGCTGCTGACCTGCGGCGGTATGGCCATGGGCCTGCTGCGCCGCCCCACGCCCGCACAGGCCGCGCGCCTGTACCCCCTGAGCATCGTCACGCCGTGGATCGTGGGCGCGGTGGCGGGCGTGCAACTGGTGTACCTGCTGGCGCGCGGCCAGTGGACCGGCCTGTGA
- a CDS encoding phosphoribosyltransferase family protein, with the protein MNTFKVQVGAVTRDLPIVPVAPGVSVALFNMLGDTEVTEAAGRELARLLPADIDVLVTPEVKALSLAHVISRESGKPYIVIRKTQKPYMVDPVAREVVSITTGKPQLLVLDGFDVQKIRGRKVAIVDDVVSSGGTLHSIRQIIEEVGGEVAAVVAVFTEGQERPEVTALGHLPLFESEPTAG; encoded by the coding sequence GTGAACACGTTCAAAGTTCAGGTGGGTGCCGTGACCCGCGACCTTCCCATCGTTCCCGTCGCTCCTGGTGTCAGTGTCGCCCTGTTCAACATGCTGGGCGACACCGAAGTCACCGAGGCCGCAGGCCGTGAACTGGCCCGCCTGCTGCCCGCCGATATCGACGTGCTGGTCACGCCGGAAGTCAAGGCGCTGAGCCTCGCGCACGTCATCAGCCGCGAGAGCGGCAAGCCGTACATCGTGATCCGCAAGACGCAGAAGCCGTACATGGTGGACCCCGTGGCGCGCGAGGTGGTCAGCATCACGACCGGCAAACCGCAACTGCTGGTCCTGGACGGCTTCGACGTGCAGAAGATCCGGGGCCGCAAGGTCGCCATCGTGGACGACGTGGTGTCCAGCGGCGGCACCCTGCACTCCATCCGGCAGATCATCGAGGAGGTCGGCGGCGAGGTCGCGGCGGTCGTCGCCGTGTTCACCGAGGGCCAGGAACGCCCGGAAGTGACGGCGCTGGGCCACCTGCCGCTGTTCGAGAGCGAACCCACCGCAGGCTGA
- a CDS encoding excalibur calcium-binding domain-containing protein, protein MPPLFTFAPTLRSLLRSLLPVAVGGLLATAPHAHAAPAGAPGAFTIETRLLGRPLSAAQRATVQEAAARVSALIASPFTPVRLNAPAGDCDRGLPRLRETAPRFVVFVVVKSLGDDVYATGMPCDLRDGSYLPIYGTIDLNSDGLGDLPRADLLDTMIHELLHTLGVGTLWEAEYRVSMNGDSDSRTFVRRVGKQLYYTGPRALAAYRALGGREVGVPLDPDAGHWAGAAVCSEILSGTAGDFTGRVNPVSPLTLGALEDLGYRVNRPASAPFRLPTGRSCATQVTPKTGTPEIRQSAAPAVFSSCAAARAAGATLPLRRGQPGYRPEMDGDRDGLACENQP, encoded by the coding sequence GTGCCTCCGCTGTTCACGTTCGCCCCGACGCTGCGTTCCCTGCTCCGGTCCCTGCTGCCCGTGGCGGTGGGCGGACTGCTGGCGACCGCGCCGCACGCGCACGCCGCCCCCGCCGGTGCGCCCGGGGCGTTCACCATCGAGACCCGCCTGCTGGGCCGACCGCTAAGTGCCGCGCAGCGGGCCACGGTGCAGGAGGCCGCGGCGCGCGTGTCGGCCCTGATCGCCTCGCCGTTCACGCCCGTCCGGCTGAACGCGCCCGCCGGGGACTGCGACCGGGGCCTGCCGCGCCTGCGGGAGACCGCGCCGCGCTTCGTGGTGTTCGTGGTCGTGAAAAGCCTGGGGGACGACGTGTACGCCACCGGCATGCCCTGCGACCTGCGGGACGGATCGTACCTGCCCATCTACGGCACCATCGACCTGAACAGTGACGGCCTGGGGGACCTGCCGCGCGCGGACCTGCTGGACACCATGATTCACGAGCTGCTGCACACGCTGGGCGTGGGAACGCTGTGGGAGGCCGAGTACCGGGTGTCCATGAACGGCGACTCGGACAGCAGGACCTTCGTCAGGCGGGTGGGCAAGCAGCTGTACTACACCGGCCCGCGCGCCCTGGCCGCGTACCGCGCGCTGGGCGGCCGGGAGGTAGGGGTGCCGCTCGACCCGGACGCCGGGCACTGGGCCGGGGCAGCGGTGTGCAGCGAGATCCTGTCCGGCACCGCCGGGGATTTCACGGGGCGGGTCAACCCGGTCAGTCCCCTCACGCTGGGCGCCCTGGAGGACCTGGGGTACCGCGTGAACCGGCCGGCGAGCGCACCCTTCCGGCTGCCCACGGGCCGCAGCTGCGCCACGCAGGTCACACCGAAGACCGGGACACCGGAGATCCGCCAGTCAGCCGCGCCCGCCGTGTTCAGCAGTTGCGCCGCCGCCCGCGCAGCTGGCGCGACCCTGCCCCTGCGGCGCGGCCAGCCCGGGTACCGGCCTGAGATGGACGGCGACCGCGACGGACTGGCCTGCGAGAACCAACCCTGA
- a CDS encoding NAD-dependent epimerase/dehydratase family protein, with the protein MNVLVTGASGFVGKAVVAELIARGHTVTAGSRSGRDVGGARGVKLDVTDPGSVQRAVGQADPQVVVHLVGIIAEKGDQTFARVHVEGTRHVLAATPRGARYVHMSALGARPDSSSGYSSSKAQAEALVRDSGLNWTIFQPSLIFGPGDDFFGRVLRELVSTAPIVPQIGDGRFPFRPVSVQDVAQAFAAAAGSDLGSGHTYALTGPQEFTFRELLELELGALGKKKPIVPVPLALMDLAVPLMQILPNPPITRHQYAMLKEGNTAPNEPARTLFDLPMRRLPDDLPGLLSKKN; encoded by the coding sequence ATGAACGTACTTGTTACCGGAGCCAGCGGCTTCGTCGGAAAGGCCGTCGTGGCCGAACTTATCGCGCGCGGGCACACCGTCACGGCCGGCAGCCGCTCGGGCCGCGACGTGGGCGGCGCGCGGGGCGTGAAACTGGACGTCACCGATCCCGGCAGCGTGCAGCGCGCCGTGGGGCAGGCCGACCCGCAGGTGGTCGTGCATCTGGTCGGCATCATTGCCGAGAAGGGGGATCAGACCTTCGCCCGCGTGCATGTGGAAGGCACCCGCCACGTCCTGGCGGCCACGCCGCGCGGCGCGCGGTACGTGCACATGAGTGCGCTGGGCGCGCGGCCCGACAGCAGCAGCGGGTACTCCAGCAGCAAGGCGCAGGCCGAGGCGCTCGTGCGGGACAGTGGCCTGAACTGGACGATCTTTCAACCCAGCCTGATCTTCGGGCCGGGCGATGATTTCTTCGGGCGGGTCCTGCGGGAACTCGTGAGTACCGCGCCGATCGTGCCGCAGATCGGGGACGGCCGCTTTCCGTTCCGGCCGGTCAGCGTGCAGGACGTGGCCCAGGCGTTCGCCGCTGCCGCCGGGTCCGACCTGGGCAGCGGGCACACGTACGCCCTGACCGGCCCGCAGGAATTCACGTTCCGGGAACTGCTGGAACTCGAACTCGGGGCGCTGGGCAAGAAGAAACCCATCGTGCCGGTGCCGCTGGCCCTGATGGACCTCGCCGTGCCGCTGATGCAGATCCTGCCCAACCCGCCCATCACGCGACATCAGTACGCCATGCTCAAGGAGGGCAACACGGCCCCCAACGAGCCCGCCCGCACCCTGTTCGACCTGCCCATGCGCCGCCTGCCGGACGACCTGCCCGGCCTGCTGAGTAAGAAGAACTAA